GGAGAATTACATCGTATCGGCCCGGTCAAGGGGATTCGGGGAGAGCCGGATCATTCTGAAACATGCCTTGAGAAACGCCATGATTCCCGTGGTGACGAACCTGGGGCTCCAGTTGAGCCGAATGCTGGGCGGAGCGCTGGTCACCGAGGTCATCTTTCGGTGGCCGGGAATCGGGGGGCTTGCTTATGATTCCATCATGGAACGGGATTATCCCGTGGTCATGGGGGTCGTGCTTCTCGGGGCCATGGTATTCATTCTCATAAATCTCTTGGTGGATATTTCCTATTCTTTCCTGGACCCCAGAATTCGTTACGAAAAGGTGCGTTCCTAGGTGATGAACCGGGAAGAACAGGTGTCAAGTCCCGGTTAAGGAAGGGGAAAAGAAACACGGAGATGTTGTCTTGAAGGAGATCCTTCGAAGATTCAGGAGACATCGGTTGGCCGTTGTGGGTGCCGGTGTGGTGTCTGTTCTCATTTTGGTGGCCGTCTTTGCTCCATTACTGGCACCCCAGGATCCCGATTACATGGACCTGGGAAGCATTCTGAATCCACCCTCCCGGCATCACTTTTTGGGAACGGATCACCTGGGCCGCGATCTCCTGAGCAGGTTGATTTATGGAACCCGCGTGTCCTTGATCGTTGGCCTTGGATCCGTGGGATTCGCAATCGTGGTGGGGGGGCTCTGCGGTCTTTTGGCGGGTTATTTCGGGGGCCTTATCGATGTTGTGATCATGCGGCTCCTGGATATTATCTGGGCCTTCCCGCCCATTCTCCTGGCCCTGGCCTTTGTGGCGGTCCGGGGGGCCAGCCTCACGGGTGTTATTTTGGCCATCGGTCTGGTCGGGATACCCGGATACGCCCGAATTGTGAGATCCTCTGTGTTGAGCGTGAAGGAGAAAGATTTCGTCCTGGCGGCCAGGGCCTCGGGGATCAGCGATATGAGCATCCTCTTGACCCATGTGCTTCCGAACGTGGCGGCCCCCCTGATCGTTGTGGCCAGCCTGGGGGCCGCAACCGCGATCATGCTTGAGTCCATCTTGAGTTTCCTGGGGTTGGGTCTTCAACCTCCAGCAAGCTCCTGGGGGTTGATGATCAGTGAGGGCCAGAAGTACCTCAGGACTCATCCATACTATTCTCTTTTCCCCGGGATGGCGATCATGATCCTTGTTTTCGCCTTGAATGTCCTGGGAGACGGGTTACGGGACGCCTGGGATCCAAAATTGAAGAACTGATCCGAAGGATTGGGGTCATGGGAGCGGATATCCTGGAGGCGAGAAATCTTAAGACCTTTTTTTCCCTTCCCGAAGGAGTCCTGCGGGCGGTCGACGGGGTGTCTTTCCGTATCCGTGAAGGTGAGAGCCTGGGCCTGGTCGGCGAGTCCGGATGCGGTAAGTCGGTCACGGCTCTGAGCCTCATGCGACTGGTCCCTGACCCGCCCGGAAAGATCCTGGAAGGAGAGATCTTTTTCAAGGGATCGGATCTCATGAAACTCCCGGAAAGAGAGATGCGGAAGATCCGGGGAAGCCGAATTTCCATGGTCTTCCAGGAGCCCGCTACCTCCATGAACCCTTCCTATACCATTGGGAACCAAATGAAGGAGGTCATTCGTTTCCACCAGGGGGGAAAGGGATCCCGGGTTGAGGAAAAGGCCCTGGAGGTCCTCCGTGATGTTCAGATCCCGGATCCAAGGCGGGTTTTGTCCCAGTATCCCCACGAGTTGTCGGGTGGAATGCTTCAAAGGGTCATGATCGCCATGGCCCTTTCCTGTGAACCCGTCCTGATGATCTGTGACGAGCCTACCACCGCCCTGGACGTCTCCACTCAGGCCCAGATTATTCAACTCCTGGGGGACCTGAGGGAGCGCCGGAGAATGTCTCTTCTCTTCATCACCCACGACCTGGGGGTCTTGTCTTGGGTTTGTACGTCCGCCGCGGTCATGTATGCGGGAAAGATAGTGGAGCACGGGGCCATTAACCAGGTGTTGAAGGATCCGATCCATCCCTATACCCGGGCCCTGATCGGGGCCACCCCCAGGATGGACAGAGATATGGACAGGCTGAAGGTCATTTCGGGGACGGTTCCAAATCTTGTTGACTTGCCACCGGGATGCACTTTTTGGCCTCGATGCCCCCTGTCGAGAAAGGCGTGTCGGGAGGAGGCACCGGTATTGAATGACAGGGGAGACGGCCACCATGCCGCCTGCCATTTTTGCTAGGAGGATGCAGTAGCTGATGGGTGCGGTGGATCCCCGGCCCCTGTTGGAAGTCCGGGAACTCAAAAAGTATTTTTACATCAAGAAGGGTTTTAAGCGGCCCAAAATCCTGAAGGCGGTGGACGGGATCAGTCTCCGGCTGGATGAGGGGGAGGTCCTCGGAGTGGTGGGTGAGAGTGGATGCGGGAAGAGTACGCTGGGCCGAACTGTTCTCCGTCTCCTTCCTCCCACTTCGGGGACGATTTTGTTCGAGGGCACCCCCATACTGGAACTAAAGGGAAGGGATCTCAGGAGACTGCGGAGCAGGATGCAGATCATCTTTCAAGATCCTTACTCTTCCCTCAATCCCCGGTTGACAGTGCGCCGAATGCTGGATCAGATCCTTCGTTCCCACGGGGTGATGGACCCGGAAGAGCGCCGTGTCCGGAGTCTTGAGACCCTTGTGAGGGTAGGGCTTCAACCCATCCATCTGGACAGATATCCTCACGAGTTCTCAGGCGGCCAGAGGCAGCGGATCGCCATCGCCAGGGCCATGATCTTGAACCCGGACTTCATCGTCGCGGATGAACCATCGAGCGCCCTGGATATGTCGATCCAGGCCCAGATCCTGAACCTTATGAAGGCGCTGCGGGAGGAGTATCATATCTCTTACCTTTTCATCACCCATAATCTGGCCGCCGCACGTTTTCTGTGCGATCGGATTGCAGTGATGTATCTGGGGAAGATAGTCGAGGAAGCCGGGCACGACGAGTTTTACGGCAACCCCCGGCATCCATACACAAAGGCGCTTCTCTCCCTCTGCCCGGTTCCGGATCCTGATCAGGTGGCCCGTGCCGTTCCCCTGAGGGGAGAGGTGCCCTCCCCCATTGATCCTCCCGGAGGGTGTCGTTTTCACCCACGTTGCCCCGAGGCGATGGCTGTTTGCAGGGAAGAAGAACCCCGCCTAAAAGAGTTGACAGCAGGCCACCTGGTTGCTTGCCACAAAGCATGATCAGGGGGGAGCCGTGGCATAGGGGATGGATTGGACAAAGGACCGCGGGACGGCTGGATGGCCGAGGAGGAGAACGAAGTGAAAAAACTGTCACTTGCTGAATGGGAAGCGAAATACATTGTAGAAAAGCTCGAACAGTTTGACCAAAAACATACCATGTTCGAACGTCCGGGATGGGATCCTGACATCCATGGCGCGGTCGAGAGTTGGGCTATTCGGGGAACGGTGAGCCGGAAACCGGGCTACCGGCTGGAAGAATGGGCGCTCCACTGGGCAAGCCGGCGTGGAACCCTGATGAATTTTTTCAATACCTCAAAGCCTGCCAGTGGAAAAGAAGCAAAGCTGTTGGCCAAGGGTTTGGCCGGCCTTGAGACCACCCTTCTCGCCACCGCCTCCCAGGGACCTCCCCCTGGGGCGGAGCTCACGAGTCAGGATCCGGAGGAACTTTCCAGGACGATCAAGAAAGCGGCGCTCTGGTTCGGCGCCGATATGGTGGGTATCTGCCGTCTGGATCGGCGTTTCCTTTACTCCCATGTTTACGATGCCATGCCTTATATGGGCAAGGGGTCGGATGAGCTGGTAAGGGGCGATTCCGTGCCCCAGGAGATCCCTGAGTCCTATCAGTGGGCCGTTGTGATGGGGTTTGAACAGGACTACGATCTCATATCCCGTTACCCGACCTTCTGGTCCAATGCCGCTTCCAGCATGGGATACAGCCGCCTTACAATTACCAATCATTATCTCTCCACCTTTATTCGAAATCTGGGATTCCAGGCCATTGATTGCGCCATCAACGACGTGGCCCTCTCTATCCCCTTGGCAATGCTGGCCGGTCTTGGAGACCTCGGGCGAAACGGGTTGCTGATCACTCCGGCATACGGGCCGAGGGTCAGAATCAGCCAGGTGCTTACGGACATGCCCCTCGTGGCTGATCAACCCATCGATTTCGGGGTGACCGAATTTTGCGAGGCCTGCGAGATCTGCGCCGAGAAATGCCCGTCCCAGTCCATCCTGTACGGAGATCGTACGGCGGAACCCAATAATATATCCAACGCTGCCGGGGCCTTGAAGTGGCCCATCAATGCCGAGACATGCCGAATGTACTGGGGCAAGATCAATCAGGGATGCACGGCATGTATGGCCGCGTGCCCTTTCAACAAGTTAGACACTCCTTTTCACAGGATGGTGCGGTGGTTTGTGGACCACGCCCGGTGGGGTGATCGCTTCTACGTTTGGATGGATAAGATAATGGGCTATGGCAGGCCACGGCCGGTCGATCATTTTTGGGATGAATGGAAGCCCGGCCGGAGGAAGGGCCTTTTCCGTTGACGGAGAGGAAAGGGGCGGGCCAAGCTGGGGGCGGCCGGGTAAGCCACATGCCAAGCGGGGGTGAATACTTGCCGGCCGTGAGGGGACGTTTTGGAAAGGAATTTCATGGGGATGGGAGACAAGGAGGATCGGCGATTCGGTCCCTATGGTTTTGATGAATTTCTCCGGGTTGCAGAGGAGTTTCACGGGGCGGTCGCCCCGGGCCTGATCCTGGGGGGGTACATGGTGGAAATGGCCAAGAGCCAGATCCCGGATGGGGTCCTCTATGACGCCATCTCGGAGACGGCTTCCTGTCTTCCCGATGCTATCCAGCTTCTCACCCCCTGCACCATCGGGAATGGATGGTTGAAGGTCATCGATCTGGGGCTCTATGCCCTCTCTCTCTTTGACAAGTACACGGGAGAAGGGATCCGTGTGTCCCTTGATCAGGGGAAGCTCGCTCCTTACGGGGAAATCAGGGCCTGGTATTTCAAGCTCAAGGAAAAGCGGGACCAAGATCTCCGCTTGATCGTGGAGGAGATCCGAAAGGCGGGTGAGAAAATACTGGCTGTGAGGAAGATCCGTG
This DNA window, taken from Deltaproteobacteria bacterium, encodes the following:
- a CDS encoding formylmethanofuran dehydrogenase subunit E family protein translates to MGDKEDRRFGPYGFDEFLRVAEEFHGAVAPGLILGGYMVEMAKSQIPDGVLYDAISETASCLPDAIQLLTPCTIGNGWLKVIDLGLYALSLFDKYTGEGIRVSLDQGKLAPYGEIRAWYFKLKEKRDQDLRLIVEEIRKAGEKILAVRKIRVSPGILGKTGKGEIGVCPACQEGYPVKHGATCLSCQGGSPYVPRGRDPA
- a CDS encoding ABC transporter ATP-binding protein — encoded protein: MGADILEARNLKTFFSLPEGVLRAVDGVSFRIREGESLGLVGESGCGKSVTALSLMRLVPDPPGKILEGEIFFKGSDLMKLPEREMRKIRGSRISMVFQEPATSMNPSYTIGNQMKEVIRFHQGGKGSRVEEKALEVLRDVQIPDPRRVLSQYPHELSGGMLQRVMIAMALSCEPVLMICDEPTTALDVSTQAQIIQLLGDLRERRRMSLLFITHDLGVLSWVCTSAAVMYAGKIVEHGAINQVLKDPIHPYTRALIGATPRMDRDMDRLKVISGTVPNLVDLPPGCTFWPRCPLSRKACREEAPVLNDRGDGHHAACHFC
- a CDS encoding reductive dehalogenase, whose protein sequence is MDKGPRDGWMAEEENEVKKLSLAEWEAKYIVEKLEQFDQKHTMFERPGWDPDIHGAVESWAIRGTVSRKPGYRLEEWALHWASRRGTLMNFFNTSKPASGKEAKLLAKGLAGLETTLLATASQGPPPGAELTSQDPEELSRTIKKAALWFGADMVGICRLDRRFLYSHVYDAMPYMGKGSDELVRGDSVPQEIPESYQWAVVMGFEQDYDLISRYPTFWSNAASSMGYSRLTITNHYLSTFIRNLGFQAIDCAINDVALSIPLAMLAGLGDLGRNGLLITPAYGPRVRISQVLTDMPLVADQPIDFGVTEFCEACEICAEKCPSQSILYGDRTAEPNNISNAAGALKWPINAETCRMYWGKINQGCTACMAACPFNKLDTPFHRMVRWFVDHARWGDRFYVWMDKIMGYGRPRPVDHFWDEWKPGRRKGLFR
- a CDS encoding ATP-binding cassette domain-containing protein, with product MGAVDPRPLLEVRELKKYFYIKKGFKRPKILKAVDGISLRLDEGEVLGVVGESGCGKSTLGRTVLRLLPPTSGTILFEGTPILELKGRDLRRLRSRMQIIFQDPYSSLNPRLTVRRMLDQILRSHGVMDPEERRVRSLETLVRVGLQPIHLDRYPHEFSGGQRQRIAIARAMILNPDFIVADEPSSALDMSIQAQILNLMKALREEYHISYLFITHNLAAARFLCDRIAVMYLGKIVEEAGHDEFYGNPRHPYTKALLSLCPVPDPDQVARAVPLRGEVPSPIDPPGGCRFHPRCPEAMAVCREEEPRLKELTAGHLVACHKA
- a CDS encoding ABC transporter permease produces the protein MKEILRRFRRHRLAVVGAGVVSVLILVAVFAPLLAPQDPDYMDLGSILNPPSRHHFLGTDHLGRDLLSRLIYGTRVSLIVGLGSVGFAIVVGGLCGLLAGYFGGLIDVVIMRLLDIIWAFPPILLALAFVAVRGASLTGVILAIGLVGIPGYARIVRSSVLSVKEKDFVLAARASGISDMSILLTHVLPNVAAPLIVVASLGAATAIMLESILSFLGLGLQPPASSWGLMISEGQKYLRTHPYYSLFPGMAIMILVFALNVLGDGLRDAWDPKLKN